In Anaerolineales bacterium, the following are encoded in one genomic region:
- a CDS encoding PAS domain-containing protein, with amino-acid sequence MPEKQGHLQDYTLFNALLEGVQIISFDWKYLFVNDTVLKHARKSWEELLGRTMMEAYPGIENTEMFATLQEVMKSRQPARMENEFTYPDGGQGWFELSIQPWEDGILILSMDITAAQQKTA; translated from the coding sequence ATGCCGGAGAAACAGGGACATCTGCAAGACTACACGCTTTTCAACGCCCTGCTGGAAGGCGTGCAGATCATCAGCTTTGACTGGAAATATCTATTTGTGAATGACACCGTGCTCAAGCACGCCCGCAAGTCCTGGGAAGAGCTGCTGGGACGCACCATGATGGAGGCCTACCCAGGCATCGAAAACACCGAGATGTTCGCCACCCTGCAAGAGGTAATGAAGTCTCGCCAACCCGCCCGCATGGAAAACGAATTCACCTACCCGGACGGCGGGCAGGGTTGGTTCGAGCTGAGCATCCAACCCTGGGAAGACGGCATCTTGATCCTCTCGATGGACATCACCGCCGCGCAGCAAAAGACCGCCTAA
- a CDS encoding extracellular solute-binding protein — protein MKKTRILFALMVGAALLLSACAGGPAGPAEQKNDSLTVLEWSGYESETYWGPFAEKYPDIQPDYAFFSEDAEALAKAQSGFYFDVVHPCGSWWGLYVEAGLVQPLDISRLSNFDKLFPELTQHGVINGQQYFIPWDWAFESITVRTDLVDEVPTSWADLWDPQYAGQISIFDSGESTFYTAALALGLDPYNTTPEQDEQIKQKLIELKPNLLTYWSDYTEIIQLLSTGDVAVGANTWNDAWSTLAEEGYEIEYIDPLEGRISYACGFGISANSENVDLAYDYINALIDTESNANMANDFYYGAANRDSVALLDPALVAKFGYDDLSILDQTNFQHPLTQEQREKMTRIWNEVKSEQ, from the coding sequence ATGAAGAAAACCCGTATCTTGTTTGCTCTGATGGTTGGCGCGGCGCTGCTGCTCTCCGCCTGCGCCGGGGGGCCTGCTGGCCCCGCCGAGCAAAAGAACGACAGCCTGACCGTGCTGGAGTGGTCTGGCTACGAATCTGAGACCTACTGGGGTCCCTTTGCTGAGAAATACCCGGACATTCAGCCGGACTACGCCTTCTTCAGCGAAGACGCCGAGGCCCTGGCCAAAGCCCAGAGCGGTTTTTACTTTGACGTGGTGCACCCCTGCGGCAGCTGGTGGGGGCTCTACGTGGAGGCCGGCCTGGTACAGCCTCTGGACATCTCGCGCCTATCCAACTTCGACAAGCTCTTCCCCGAGCTGACCCAGCACGGCGTGATCAACGGCCAACAGTATTTCATCCCCTGGGACTGGGCTTTCGAATCGATCACGGTGCGTACCGACCTGGTGGATGAAGTGCCCACCTCCTGGGCCGACCTGTGGGATCCGCAGTACGCGGGCCAGATCTCCATCTTCGACTCGGGCGAGTCCACTTTCTACACCGCCGCCCTGGCTCTGGGTCTGGACCCTTACAACACCACCCCCGAGCAGGACGAGCAGATCAAGCAGAAGCTCATCGAGCTGAAACCCAACCTGCTCACCTACTGGTCGGACTACACCGAGATCATCCAGTTGCTCTCCACGGGTGACGTCGCCGTGGGCGCCAACACCTGGAACGATGCCTGGTCCACCCTGGCCGAAGAAGGCTATGAGATCGAGTACATCGACCCGCTTGAAGGTCGCATCAGCTACGCTTGCGGCTTCGGCATCTCGGCCAACAGTGAGAACGTCGACCTGGCCTACGATTACATCAACGCCCTAATCGACACCGAGTCGAACGCCAACATGGCCAACGACTTCTACTACGGCGCCGCCAACCGTGACTCGGTCGCCTTGCTGGACCCGGCCCTGGTGGCCAAATTCGGCTACGACGATCTCTCCATCCTGGATCAGACCAACTTCCAGCACCCGCTCACCCAGGAGCAGCGCGAGAAGATGACGCGCATCTGGAACGAAGTTAAGTCCGAGCAGTAA
- a CDS encoding ABC transporter permease has translation MENKRRLIVLIAPPAIVLAIFFLAPLVIMLLYSFKDSTFGPMLPLSVKHYMIFLQTPSFFRLLLDSSKLSFLTAALSILMAFPVAYFLVFYTGARRIILLTLLILPAWTSFLLRVLAWKVILGSNGLLNQLLISVGLISEGAPILLYSQSAVLITLVYVWIPFAALPLFAAMERIDPRLHEAAQDLGASPAQTFWRVTLPLTLPGMASAFFFVFIPTLGEWVTPTLVGGVSGIMYGNLIQDQFARALNWPLGALLSVVLLVLVAAFSYVFNRFIPITEVPVST, from the coding sequence ATGGAAAACAAACGCCGCCTCATCGTCCTCATAGCGCCGCCCGCCATCGTGCTGGCGATTTTCTTCTTGGCGCCCCTGGTGATCATGCTGCTATACAGCTTCAAGGACAGCACCTTTGGCCCCATGCTGCCGCTGAGCGTGAAGCACTACATGATTTTCCTGCAAACGCCGTCTTTCTTTCGGCTTCTGCTGGATTCCAGCAAGCTCTCATTCCTCACCGCGGCGCTCTCCATCCTGATGGCGTTTCCGGTGGCCTACTTCCTGGTCTTTTACACCGGCGCGCGGCGGATCATTCTGCTCACCTTGCTCATCCTGCCCGCCTGGACCAGCTTCTTGCTGCGCGTGCTGGCCTGGAAGGTGATCCTCGGCTCCAACGGCCTGCTCAACCAGCTGCTCATCTCAGTCGGCCTGATCAGCGAGGGCGCCCCCATCCTGCTCTACAGCCAGTCAGCCGTGCTAATCACGCTGGTCTACGTCTGGATCCCCTTCGCCGCCCTGCCGCTCTTCGCCGCCATGGAGCGCATTGACCCCCGCCTGCACGAGGCCGCCCAGGACCTGGGCGCCTCGCCCGCACAGACCTTCTGGCGCGTTACCCTGCCCCTTACCCTGCCCGGCATGGCCTCAGCCTTCTTCTTCGTCTTCATCCCCACCCTGGGCGAGTGGGTCACGCCCACCTTGGTGGGCGGGGTCAGCGGCATCATGTACGGCAACCTGATCCAGGACCAGTTTGCCCGCGCCCTCAACTGGCCGCTAGGCGCCTTGCTCAGCGTGGTCTTGCTGGTGCTGGTGGCCGCCTTCAGCTACGTCTTCAACCGCTTCATCCCGATCACTGAAGTGCCGGTGTCGACCTGA
- a CDS encoding DUF5309 family protein: protein MTTYDAPKTTHSDLTTQARLISDVIQMVDPRDTPLLSRLGLDGARSKFNLKLNGYKLELLEDELDPLETTANNGDPIAVGDTSFVVADASVFQDGHVILIGAEYLVVKSANPQTNLIEVYSRAYGGTNAQHAANAPIQIVGMARLEGDDADFGPLTDIQAPYNYTSIFQKAVQVSGTLQAITQHGIDDEFMYQANKAVPHLLRLVERAAFHGVRSAGAAGQPRSLGGLGTFITDNVQPADGPISKADVDTLMEEIIMDGGHPDLLVMNPRVANDLRGLLDNSSYVRVSQDESKFGMSAIERVITQYGEMELVMDRWCPAHTAYVLESGKVGFYSLRGFELKELARSGDSLKGEVVGEFSLLVANNKAHGKITGITT, encoded by the coding sequence ATGACGACATACGATGCACCCAAAACCACACACTCTGATCTGACCACGCAGGCGCGCCTGATCAGCGATGTGATCCAGATGGTGGACCCGCGCGACACGCCGCTGCTCTCACGCCTGGGGCTGGACGGGGCGCGCAGCAAGTTCAACCTCAAGCTGAACGGCTACAAGCTGGAACTGCTGGAGGACGAGTTGGACCCACTGGAGACCACTGCCAACAACGGCGACCCGATCGCGGTGGGCGACACCAGCTTCGTGGTGGCGGACGCTTCGGTGTTTCAGGACGGCCACGTGATCCTGATCGGCGCGGAGTACCTGGTGGTCAAGTCCGCCAACCCGCAGACCAACCTGATCGAAGTGTACTCGCGGGCCTATGGCGGCACCAACGCCCAGCACGCCGCCAATGCGCCGATCCAGATCGTCGGCATGGCGCGGCTCGAGGGTGACGACGCCGACTTCGGCCCGCTGACCGACATCCAGGCGCCTTACAATTACACCAGCATCTTCCAGAAGGCGGTGCAGGTCTCCGGCACGCTGCAGGCCATCACGCAGCACGGCATTGATGACGAGTTCATGTACCAAGCCAACAAGGCCGTGCCGCACCTGCTGCGCCTGGTGGAGCGGGCCGCCTTTCACGGAGTGCGTTCTGCCGGGGCGGCCGGCCAGCCGCGCAGCCTGGGCGGGCTAGGCACCTTCATCACGGACAACGTGCAGCCGGCCGACGGGCCGATCAGCAAGGCGGATGTGGACACGCTGATGGAAGAGATCATCATGGATGGCGGGCACCCGGACCTGCTGGTGATGAACCCGCGCGTGGCCAACGACCTGCGCGGCCTGCTGGACAACAGCAGCTATGTGCGCGTCAGCCAGGACGAGAGCAAGTTCGGCATGAGCGCCATCGAACGCGTGATCACCCAGTACGGCGAGATGGAGCTGGTGATGGACCGCTGGTGCCCGGCCCACACCGCTTATGTGCTGGAGAGCGGCAAAGTCGGCTTCTACAGCCTGCGCGGCTTTGAGCTGAAAGAGCTGGCCCGCTCCGGCGACAGCTTGAAGGGCGAAGTGGTCGGTGAGTTCTCGCTGCTGGTAGCCAACAACAAGGCCCACGGCAAGATCACCGGCATCACGACGTGA
- a CDS encoding carbon-nitrogen hydrolase family protein, protein MKVTVIQFPDAAAEMEAAFEALAAHVAAEGSDLVLLPEMPFHPWMFYEKQPDPALWQASAEAHAEWLPRLGALGAPLVLGSQAVTQDGGRYNDGFVWHSGEANFAHRKYYLPDEPGFWEGSWYGRNAQPRFEAAPAGELKVGFMICSDLWFGEHARGYARQGVHLLVNPRATESRSVDKWLAAGRVMGVMAGAYCLSSNRSGTCVGFDWGGAGWVTDPDGELLAVTSAEQPFVTVEIDPARAEAAKATYPRDVRE, encoded by the coding sequence ATGAAAGTTACCGTGATCCAATTTCCCGATGCCGCCGCTGAGATGGAAGCTGCCTTTGAGGCGCTGGCCGCCCATGTGGCCGCCGAGGGCAGCGACCTGGTGCTGCTGCCGGAGATGCCCTTTCACCCCTGGATGTTCTACGAGAAGCAGCCGGACCCGGCGCTGTGGCAGGCCAGCGCCGAGGCCCACGCTGAGTGGCTGCCGCGCCTGGGGGCGCTGGGCGCGCCGTTGGTGCTGGGCAGCCAGGCGGTGACCCAGGACGGCGGGCGCTACAATGACGGCTTCGTGTGGCACAGCGGCGAGGCGAACTTTGCCCACCGCAAGTACTACCTGCCGGACGAGCCCGGCTTCTGGGAGGGCAGCTGGTATGGGCGCAATGCCCAGCCGCGCTTTGAGGCCGCCCCGGCGGGCGAGCTGAAGGTGGGCTTCATGATCTGCTCCGACCTGTGGTTTGGCGAACACGCCCGCGGCTACGCCCGGCAGGGCGTCCACCTGCTGGTCAACCCGCGCGCCACGGAGAGCCGCAGTGTGGACAAGTGGCTGGCCGCCGGCCGGGTGATGGGCGTGATGGCTGGGGCGTATTGTCTGTCCTCCAACCGCAGCGGCACATGCGTGGGCTTTGACTGGGGCGGGGCCGGCTGGGTCACCGACCCGGATGGCGAGCTGCTGGCGGTCACCAGCGCCGAGCAGCCCTTCGTGACGGTGGAGATCGACCCCGCCCGTGCCGAGGCGGCCAAGGCCACCTACCCGCGTGATGTGCGGGAATAG
- a CDS encoding GNAT family N-acetyltransferase has protein sequence MPIEYKINLPLDLEAFIGVYRASSLGERRPVAEPQRMQRMLDEADLTVSAWDGARLVGLARSLTDWAYCCYLADLTVADSHQRLGIGKELIRQTQAALEPGAMLVLLAAPAAADYYPRIGMEKHPSAWILRPGEKI, from the coding sequence ATGCCGATCGAATATAAGATCAATCTGCCGCTGGATTTGGAGGCCTTCATCGGCGTGTACCGGGCTTCCAGCCTGGGAGAGCGCCGGCCGGTGGCAGAGCCGCAACGCATGCAGCGCATGCTGGATGAGGCCGACCTGACGGTGAGCGCCTGGGACGGGGCCAGGCTGGTGGGCCTGGCGCGTTCGCTGACCGACTGGGCTTATTGCTGTTATCTGGCGGATCTGACCGTGGCCGACAGCCACCAGCGTCTGGGGATCGGCAAAGAGCTGATCCGCCAGACCCAGGCGGCACTGGAGCCGGGCGCCATGCTGGTGCTGCTGGCGGCGCCGGCGGCTGCTGACTATTACCCGCGTATCGGCATGGAAAAACACCCTAGTGCCTGGATATTGCGCCCAGGAGAAAAGATATAA